A region from the Sulfurospirillum tamanense genome encodes:
- a CDS encoding GGDEF domain-containing response regulator has translation MREKILLVEDNKALAKLLAKKTESSLGMQVDVAHSMEEAKVFLKHANDYFIALLDLNLPDAPDGEIVDYVLELGMLVIVLTGNIDKKTKALFEEKPIVDYVFKGNMDDVNYIFSMIDRLRKNTQHKVLVVDSAITSRNRTKMLLQSQQFKVLVAAHGEEALRYFEDHDDISLVVTDYHMPVINGMELVLELRKTKSKHELGIIAISSSEEESMAAKFLKHGANDFIIKPFGKEELTCRVNNTIEAMENIETIAMLGTTDGLTGALERRHFLRQVEAYLDEAKEKKESYAFGIVDIDQLKAINETHGYEAGDRVLSSVASTLRGEAKGVDAIGRFGGAEFGVLLKHVSKEEALRWFVKMRAHLANQPLHVRGKEVRITVSMGLAFEGETQVESLLERADEALGEAKHQGRNRVEIYEERA, from the coding sequence ATGCGAGAAAAAATTTTACTGGTAGAAGACAACAAAGCCCTCGCCAAACTCTTGGCCAAAAAAACGGAAAGCTCCTTGGGAATGCAAGTGGATGTGGCCCATTCTATGGAAGAGGCGAAGGTATTTTTAAAACACGCCAATGACTATTTTATTGCCCTGTTGGATTTAAACTTACCCGATGCTCCTGATGGAGAGATTGTGGATTATGTGTTAGAACTTGGGATGCTTGTCATTGTTTTAACGGGCAACATCGACAAAAAAACCAAAGCGCTTTTTGAAGAAAAACCCATCGTGGATTATGTCTTTAAAGGCAACATGGACGATGTGAACTACATCTTTAGTATGATTGACAGGTTGCGTAAAAACACCCAGCACAAGGTGCTTGTGGTAGACAGCGCCATCACGTCGCGTAACCGCACTAAGATGCTGCTTCAAAGCCAACAGTTTAAAGTCCTTGTGGCGGCGCACGGGGAGGAAGCCCTGCGCTATTTTGAAGACCATGATGACATTAGTTTAGTGGTGACAGACTATCACATGCCTGTGATTAATGGCATGGAATTGGTGTTGGAGCTTCGCAAAACAAAAAGCAAACACGAGCTTGGCATCATTGCTATTTCCTCCAGTGAAGAAGAGAGCATGGCGGCCAAGTTTTTAAAACATGGCGCCAATGATTTTATCATTAAACCCTTTGGCAAAGAAGAGCTTACATGTAGAGTGAACAACACCATTGAAGCCATGGAAAACATCGAAACTATCGCCATGCTTGGAACGACCGATGGTCTCACGGGAGCGTTGGAACGACGTCATTTTTTACGCCAAGTAGAAGCGTATTTGGATGAAGCAAAAGAGAAAAAAGAGTCTTATGCTTTTGGGATTGTGGATATTGATCAACTTAAAGCTATCAACGAAACACACGGATATGAAGCAGGCGATAGGGTGCTAAGCTCTGTGGCAAGCACTTTGCGCGGGGAAGCAAAGGGAGTAGATGCCATTGGCAGGTTTGGCGGAGCAGAATTTGGTGTTTTGTTGAAGCATGTAAGCAAAGAGGAAGCCTTGCGTTGGTTTGTGAAAATGCGCGCCCATTTGGCCAACCAGCCTTTACATGTAAGGGGAAAAGAGGTGCGCATTACGGTTTCTATGGGCCTTGCTTTTGAGGGAGAAACACAGGTGGAGAGCTTGCTTGAGCGCGCCGATGAAGCCTTGGGCGAAGCCAAACACCAAGGGCGTAACCGTGTTGAGATTTACGAGGAGAGAGCATGA